AAACAGCAAAGAATCTGTCAAACCTGTGAAGGTCCGCCTCGTCAAAAGAGGGAAAAGCACACTCACTGTCATCTTAAATCTCAACATGGATGATAGCGAAAAGCAAGAGCTTGCCATCCAGCTTAAAAGAAAACTGGGGTGCGGGGGCACTGTCAAAGAGGGCGCTATCGAAATACAGGGCGATAAAGTCGAACCGGTCAAAAAGCACCTCTTAGCAATCGGAATTAAATCCTCATGAGCCAATAACCGGCGGCTTCTATTCTCGCTGATACCCGGATCCTAAGATCAATTCCTGATTA
The DNA window shown above is from Estrella lausannensis and carries:
- a CDS encoding translation initiation factor; protein product: MPFTIGGEWVPGKNSKESVKPVKVRLVKRGKSTLTVILNLNMDDSEKQELAIQLKRKLGCGGTVKEGAIEIQGDKVEPVKKHLLAIGIKSS